Proteins encoded within one genomic window of Besnoitia besnoiti strain Bb-Ger1 chromosome II, whole genome shotgun sequence:
- a CDS encoding TBC domain-containing protein (encoded by transcript BESB_033660), which produces MFSPSSAGGGSTAPQELSRPVSCLGGASFLPDEDDDGLPPLTSSYTSYLFASLTAVPLSSQANEVLASGRSRDADALSSSSSSVSSSSDDLLSSSYPFLRRITWQRYLGLLRGDAPAEWAAQAEAHRKKYRQLLDQQRLSAKRLTSLDPQKFHPLASTADNPWSQKQLNDCLMEEIWKDVERTFADRALFCREATRKALQRILFTWSRQNPDISYKQGMNELLAIFFLICAREQVPPDASSSAALPTGGSEDLPQPVRVLLSSVPDDVEADSFSLFNALMNDFLMRAAYIPPPPPKPAASPMSNILGKGIGPLGGLGATPAAAAPQTQQSAILWRCGHIFHKLLRKTDSALYEHLVEMDVQPQLFLLRWLRLLFSREFHVQDTILIWDAVFADAYLQNGATSSSASAPTSSSAPANSAVASSVSGSTTSAPASSSGVDLLSSTRASVASVASPMGSSQSSSVPSYVPEKLGASAASRLPLTDFFALAMLRFIRENLMASDETLCLRRLLKFPPIESLQPLILLALALRSPQKARAAQTARPCPSALSPAASLQQHRLPSRHDEDAGLYKLCPPPASALGGRKAIARAAEVDSGARSSPPAPQSVSRECHASATDASSTASVSVAATAALGASPARPVCNGDFFMTTPQVGTSGVHAPQVGDPAAQPPSHACSNPTAVKRDGGDEGGRGGGGSLSRDVSIKVGYGARTGDGVSGLTLARHVGEILATLKAAAHAEEASEAERRTGNAMLASSAASPVSVRRAVGSAISRLGLLRHVLAGDVAYSPSLFAADEEPSGSAASQAAPAASPLAASSSAAPTSSGHALGSLRSEVDGAAAARRLQGAERGIGAAGAHAAQERAADARGSGAPPFSSPLSPLPVVGGSSAGLASPTFLQKRSDAGGAAEGLEESRGAGGDLLATLL; this is translated from the exons ATGTTTTCTCCAAGTTCTGCCGGGGGCGGCTCAACCGCACCCCAGGAGCTGAGTCGTCCTGTGTCGTGCTTGGGTGGCGCCTCGTTCCTGCctgacgaagacgacgacggctTGCCTCCGCTTACTTCCTCGTATACTTCTTACTTGTTTGCGTCTCTCACTGCAGTcccgctctcctcgcaggcgaacgaagtcctcgcctccgggcgctccagagacgcagatgcgctgtcgtcctcttcttcatctgtGTCCAGTTCTTCCGACGatctcctctcctcgtcgtacCCGTTTCTTCGGCGCATCACATGGCAGCGCTACCTCGGCttgctccgcggcgacgcccccgCGGAGtgggctgcgcaggcggaggcccaTAGGAAGAAATATCGCCAGTTGCTAGATCAGCAGCGCCTGAGTGCAAAGCGTCTGACTTCGCTGGATCCCCAAAAATTTCATCCGCTGGCCTCCACGGCGGACAACCCGTGGAGTCAGAAGCAGCTGAACGACTGCTTGATGGAAGAAATCTGGAAAGACGTCGAGCGGACCTTCGCAGATCGTGCGCTTTTCTGTCGCGAGGCCACGCGAAAAGCGCTTCAGCGGATTCTCTTCACCTGGAGTCGGCAAAACCCAGACATCTCGTATAAACAGGGCATGAACGAGCTGCTCGCCATCTTCTTCCTAATCTGCGCGAGGGAACAAGTTCCCCCCgacgcttcttcgtctgctgcttTGCCGACAGGAGGATCAGAAGACCTTCCGCAGCCtgtgcgcgtgctgctgtcCTCCGTCCCCGACGACGTCGAGGCAGACTCGTTCTCGCTTTTCAACGCCCTCATGAACGACTTCCTCATGCGAGCCGCGTAcattccgccgccgccgcccaagCCCGCAGCGTCCCCCATGAGCAACATCCTCGGGAAGGGCATCGGGCCTCTCGGTGGGctcggcgcgacgcccgctgccgccgccccacAGACGCAGCAGTCTGCGATCTTGTGGCGCTGCGGGCACATCTTTCACAAACTTCTGCGCAAGACGGACAGCGCGCTGTACGAACACCTCGTCGAGATGGAtgtgcagccgcagctcttcctcctccgctggctgcgcctcctcttcagccGCGAATTCCACGTTCAAGACACGATCCTCATCTGGGATgccgtcttcgccgacgCCTACCTCCAGAATGGCGCaacctcctcctctgcctccgcgccgacatcttcctccgcccccgcgaACTCGGCTGTCGCCTCGTCTGTTTCGGGTTCGACGAcctccgcgcccgcttcCTCAAGCGGCGTTGACCTTCTCAGCAGCACTCGCGCGTCCGTGGCGTCGGTTGCGTCGCCGATGGGGAGCTCCCAGTCGTCCTCGGTGCCGTCGTATGTCCCTGAGAagctcggcgcctctgcggcctcgcggcttccgctGACGGATTTCTTTGCGCTCGCGATGCTGCGATTCATTCGCGAAAACCTCATGGCGAGCGATGAGACGCTatgcctccgccggctgctCAAGTTCCCTCCTATCGAGTCCCTCCAACCCCTGATTCTCCTtgccctcgcgctgcgctcgccgcagaaggcgcgcgccgcgcagaccgCACGCCCGTGCCCCTCcgctctgtctcctgcggcgtcgcttcAACAGCATCGCCTGCCGTCTCGacacgacgaagacgccgggCTCTACAAGCTCTGTCCACCACCTGCATCGGCTCTTGGAGGGCGGAAGGCGATCGCGAGGGCTGCAGAAGTtgacagcggcgcgaggagctctCCACCGGCACCGCAGAGCGTCTCACGAGAGTGCCACGCCTCTGCGACAGACGCCTCGTCGACGGCCTCTGTGTccgtcgcggcgacggcggctctCGGTGCAAGCCCGGCGCGCCCGGTTTGCAACGGCGACTTCTTCATGACGACGCCTCAGGTCGGCACGAGCGGTGTACATGCACCGCAGGTTGGCGACcctgccgcgcagccgccgtcgcacGCCTGCAGCAATCCGACCGCGGTGAAAcgggacggcggcgacgagggcggccgAGGAGGTGGAGGCAGTCTGTCTCGAGACGTTTCGATCAAAGTTGGATACGGCGCACG GACCGGCGATGGGGTGAGCGGGCTGACGCTTGCTCGCCACGTCGGGGAGATCCTCGCGACGCTcaaggccgcggcgcacgcggaggaggcttcTGAGGCCGAGCGGAGGACCGGCAACGCCAT GCTCGCTtcgtccgctgcctcgcctgtctcGGTTCGCCGGGCTGTGGGGTCCGCGATTTCGCGTCTCGGCCTTCTTCGGCACGTGCTTGCGGGCGACGTCGCGTACAGTCCTTCGCTTttcgcggcagacgaggagccctcgggctctgcggcgtcgcaggcagcccccgccgcgtcgccccttgccgcgtcctcgtctgcagctccgACTTCGTCAGGACATGCGCTGGGAagtctccgcagcgaggtggatggcgcagcggctgcgcggaggctgcagggcgccgagaggggcatcggcgccgcgggcgctcaCGCAGCGCAAGAGAGAgcagccgacgcgcgaggcagcggcgcgccgcccttctcgtctccgctgtcgccgcttccCGTTGTGGGCGGGTCGTCGGCGGGCCTGGCGAGCCCGACCTTCCTGCagaagcgcagcgacgcgggcggggctgcagagggTCTCGAAgagagcagaggcgcgggcggcgacctgCTGGCGACGCTGCTCTGA